A stretch of Arthrobacter sunyaminii DNA encodes these proteins:
- the arc gene encoding proteasome ATPase produces MVGADNNVESGAEDPRGYLGGTGGPGIDAQQAAVLREKLRNVDRQLAALTHNNARLVAMLETAKSEIIRLKDALEKEGATPFSFATVISVNHRAPASRGKTTTAAVQDSLDIIQSGRKLRVSVSPLLDMDQIVPGQEVLLNESLVAVASLGFERSGELFTVKELLGTDRCLVIGRADDERVVRLNGPLVAEKVRVGDALTVDTRIGYALEKIPRSEVENLVLEEVPDISYSDIGGLGPQIEQIRDAVELPFLHPDLYREHGLKAPKGILLYGPPGCGKTLIAKAVAHSLAARVMEQTGSLGTRSYFLNIKGPELLDKYVGETERHIRLIFARAREKASGGSPVVVFFDEMDSLFRTRGTGISSDVETTIVPQLLSEIDGVEKLENVIVIGASNREDMIDPAILRPGRLDVKIKILRPDAEGAAEIFAKYLTPDLPLHRDDLAENGYDPEMTVREMIRRTVEKMYAEDKSNEYLEVTYANGDTEMLYFKDFNSGAVIQNVVDRAKKYAIKDLLMLHQRGLRIDHLMRAVVDEFREHEDMPNTTNPDDWARISGKKGERITYIRTIIQGKAGQEPGRTIETTANPGQYL; encoded by the coding sequence ATGGTTGGAGCAGATAACAACGTTGAATCCGGGGCTGAAGATCCGCGCGGATACCTCGGCGGAACAGGCGGCCCCGGGATCGACGCCCAGCAGGCCGCCGTGCTTCGGGAGAAGCTGCGGAACGTGGACCGGCAGCTGGCAGCCCTTACCCACAACAATGCCCGCTTGGTGGCGATGCTGGAGACGGCAAAGTCGGAGATCATCCGGTTGAAGGACGCCCTCGAGAAAGAGGGCGCCACGCCCTTTAGCTTCGCGACTGTCATCTCGGTGAACCACCGGGCACCGGCCAGCAGGGGCAAAACCACAACTGCGGCAGTCCAGGACAGTCTGGACATCATTCAGTCCGGGCGCAAGCTCCGCGTTTCGGTCAGCCCGCTGCTGGACATGGACCAGATTGTTCCCGGGCAGGAAGTTCTCCTGAACGAGTCGCTGGTCGCCGTCGCGTCGCTGGGCTTCGAGCGCAGCGGGGAGCTGTTCACCGTCAAGGAGCTGCTGGGCACCGACCGCTGCCTGGTCATCGGCCGGGCCGACGACGAACGGGTGGTCCGCCTCAATGGTCCGCTGGTAGCCGAGAAGGTTCGGGTGGGAGACGCCCTCACCGTCGATACACGAATCGGCTACGCCTTGGAGAAGATCCCCCGCAGCGAGGTGGAAAACCTGGTCCTGGAAGAAGTTCCGGACATCTCCTACTCGGATATCGGCGGCCTGGGACCCCAGATTGAGCAGATCCGTGACGCCGTCGAGCTGCCCTTCCTGCATCCGGATCTGTACCGGGAGCACGGCCTCAAGGCACCCAAGGGCATCCTGCTGTACGGCCCTCCCGGCTGCGGCAAAACCCTCATCGCCAAGGCGGTGGCCCACTCGCTGGCCGCCCGGGTCATGGAGCAGACCGGATCCCTGGGAACCCGCAGTTACTTCCTGAACATCAAGGGCCCGGAGCTGCTGGACAAGTACGTGGGGGAGACCGAGCGGCACATCCGGCTGATTTTCGCCCGCGCCCGTGAAAAGGCCTCCGGCGGAAGCCCCGTTGTGGTGTTCTTTGACGAGATGGACTCGCTCTTCCGTACCCGCGGAACCGGTATTTCCTCCGATGTTGAAACCACCATCGTTCCCCAGCTGCTCTCGGAGATCGACGGCGTGGAGAAACTGGAAAACGTCATTGTCATCGGCGCCTCCAACCGCGAGGACATGATCGATCCGGCCATCCTGCGTCCGGGCCGGCTGGACGTGAAGATCAAGATCCTGCGCCCGGATGCCGAAGGCGCGGCGGAGATCTTCGCCAAGTACCTGACGCCGGACCTGCCACTGCACCGGGACGACCTCGCCGAAAACGGGTACGACCCGGAAATGACGGTCCGGGAAATGATCCGCCGGACCGTGGAAAAGATGTATGCGGAGGACAAGTCCAACGAATACCTGGAAGTCACCTACGCCAACGGTGACACCGAAATGCTGTACTTCAAGGACTTCAATTCCGGTGCCGTGATTCAAAACGTCGTGGACCGGGCCAAGAAGTACGCCATCAAGGACCTGCTGATGCTGCACCAGCGCGGCCTGCGGATCGATCATCTGATGCGTGCAGTGGTGGATGAATTCCGTGAGCACGAGGACATGCCCAACACCACCAACCCGGACGACTGGGCACGCATCTCGGGCAAGAAAGGCGAGCGCATCACCTACATCCGCACCATCATCCAGGGCAAAGCCGGGCAGGAACCCGGGCGCACCATCGAAACAACAGCCAACCCCGGGCAGTATCTATGA
- a CDS encoding HAD family hydrolase, with amino-acid sequence MSSSVPNALQIDPRYAPLQAVLWDMDGTIVDTEPYWIQAEKDLVAEYGGSWTDSDAESMVGQALTYGAGMLQNAGVPLTIREIIDRLISQVTVKVRTQIPWRPGARELLAELREGGIPCVMVTMSEPVLANEVCRQLPAGTFEFLVTGDMVQQGKPHPEPYELAFDRLSELVPDLVKNRVVAIEDSLPGVTSAGAAGLVTLGVPHFLPLPPDEGRHEWETLAGRTAADLASLVTSAPAGATR; translated from the coding sequence ATGTCTTCTTCTGTTCCCAATGCCCTGCAGATTGATCCCCGGTACGCCCCGCTCCAGGCGGTGCTGTGGGATATGGACGGCACGATCGTGGACACGGAACCGTATTGGATCCAGGCGGAGAAGGATCTCGTTGCCGAGTACGGCGGCTCATGGACGGATTCCGACGCCGAATCAATGGTCGGCCAGGCCTTGACCTACGGTGCCGGGATGCTGCAGAACGCAGGCGTTCCCCTGACGATCCGGGAGATCATTGACCGGCTTATTTCGCAGGTGACGGTGAAAGTCCGCACCCAGATCCCCTGGCGTCCCGGGGCCCGCGAACTGCTTGCCGAACTTCGCGAAGGCGGTATTCCGTGCGTCATGGTGACCATGTCGGAGCCCGTGCTGGCCAATGAGGTGTGTCGCCAGCTGCCTGCCGGGACCTTCGAGTTCCTGGTCACGGGAGACATGGTCCAGCAGGGAAAGCCCCATCCGGAGCCCTACGAGCTGGCCTTCGACCGTCTTTCGGAGCTGGTCCCCGATCTGGTGAAGAACCGTGTGGTTGCGATCGAGGACTCCCTTCCGGGGGTCACCTCCGCCGGCGCGGCGGGCCTGGTGACGCTCGGTGTTCCCCATTTTCTTCCGCTGCCCCCGGACGAGGGCCGGCATGAATGGGAAACACTGGCCGGCAGGACAGCTGCGGATCTGGCCTCGCTGGTGACCTCGGCGCCGGCAGGGGCAACGCGTTGA
- a CDS encoding tRNA (adenine-N1)-methyltransferase, with the protein MNSETPGQTAATAPHGADNRRGPLRPGERVQLTDEKGRHSTITLTEGGAFHTHRGFLPHDTIIGKPEGTIVTNTTGQQYQVLRPLLSDFVLSMPRGAAVVYPKDAGQIVTMADIYPGARVVEAGVGSGALSISLLRAVGDYGSLHSFERREEFADIARGNVETFFGGPHPAWNITLGDFQEEVVRTEEPGSVDRVVLDMLAPWECTDAVATVLAPGGVWISYVATVTQLSRTAEAIRADGRFTEPDGWESMVRGWHLEGLAVRPDHRMVAHTGFLLTARRLAEGATGLVAKRRASKTNFSEEDLNAWTPAAVGEREVSAHKLRRAARDASSKVQRGALENAEKYNADQDGTPETP; encoded by the coding sequence ATGAACTCGGAAACTCCGGGCCAGACTGCCGCTACAGCACCCCACGGCGCCGACAACCGCCGGGGGCCGCTGCGTCCGGGGGAGCGCGTCCAGCTCACCGACGAAAAGGGCCGGCACAGCACCATCACCCTGACCGAGGGCGGCGCTTTCCACACCCACCGCGGGTTCCTGCCCCATGACACGATCATCGGCAAGCCCGAAGGCACGATCGTCACCAACACCACGGGCCAGCAGTACCAGGTGCTGCGGCCCCTGCTGTCGGACTTCGTCCTCTCGATGCCCCGCGGTGCCGCCGTGGTTTATCCGAAGGACGCCGGCCAGATTGTCACCATGGCCGACATTTATCCCGGCGCCCGCGTGGTGGAGGCCGGCGTGGGCTCCGGCGCGCTGAGCATCTCCCTGCTGCGTGCCGTGGGAGATTACGGCTCGCTTCATTCCTTTGAACGGCGCGAAGAGTTCGCGGATATCGCACGGGGAAACGTGGAAACCTTCTTCGGGGGCCCGCACCCCGCCTGGAACATCACGCTGGGCGACTTCCAGGAAGAGGTTGTCCGCACCGAAGAGCCCGGCAGCGTTGACCGGGTGGTTCTCGACATGCTGGCTCCTTGGGAGTGCACCGACGCCGTAGCCACCGTCCTGGCACCGGGAGGCGTCTGGATTTCCTACGTAGCCACTGTCACGCAGCTGTCCCGCACCGCCGAGGCAATCCGCGCCGACGGCCGGTTCACCGAGCCCGACGGCTGGGAATCCATGGTTCGCGGCTGGCATCTGGAAGGGCTGGCCGTTCGTCCGGACCACCGCATGGTGGCACACACAGGATTCCTGCTGACCGCCCGGCGTCTGGCCGAAGGCGCCACCGGACTGGTGGCCAAGCGCCGCGCATCCAAAACCAACTTCAGCGAAGAGGACCTCAACGCATGGACGCCCGCTGCCGTTGGCGAGAGGGAAGTCTCGGCCCACAAGCTGCGCCGCGCTGCCCGTGACGCCAGTTCCAAGGTGCAGCGCGGGGCCCTGGAAAACGCCGAAAAGTACAACGCGGATCAGGACGGTACGCCGGAAACGCCCTAG
- the prcB gene encoding proteasome subunit beta: MTPQDPASAVHGAAPPSFSDHLARHHPELLPSSRRLGPASAASTSAAAPQATTIVALTYAGGVLMAGDRRATMGNMIASRHIKKVFPADNYSVVGIAGTAGLAIDMIRLFQVELEHYDKIEGTPMSLDGKSNRLAAMVRSNLPLALQGLAVVPLFAGYDTERHLGRLFSYDVTGGRYEEYEHHSVGSGSVFARGALKKLWKPGLDEEQAVAVAVEALYDAADDDSATGGPDLVRQLWPVVYVVNSAGAREIPERELHITAQELVSRRSAAGLEG, encoded by the coding sequence ATGACCCCTCAGGACCCCGCGTCAGCGGTTCACGGGGCGGCGCCGCCGTCCTTCAGCGATCATCTCGCCCGCCACCACCCTGAGCTTCTGCCGTCATCCCGCCGGCTGGGCCCGGCTTCTGCAGCGTCAACGTCTGCGGCCGCACCGCAGGCCACCACCATTGTGGCCCTGACCTATGCGGGCGGGGTGCTGATGGCCGGCGACCGGCGGGCAACCATGGGAAACATGATTGCCAGCCGACACATCAAGAAGGTTTTTCCGGCGGACAACTACTCAGTGGTCGGCATTGCCGGAACGGCCGGACTGGCCATCGACATGATCCGGCTGTTCCAGGTGGAACTGGAGCACTACGACAAAATCGAAGGAACGCCCATGAGCCTGGACGGCAAGTCCAACCGGCTCGCGGCCATGGTGCGCTCCAATCTGCCCCTGGCGCTTCAGGGGCTTGCGGTGGTGCCGCTGTTTGCAGGTTATGACACCGAACGCCACCTCGGCCGGCTGTTTTCCTACGATGTCACGGGTGGGCGTTACGAGGAGTACGAACACCACAGCGTGGGTTCCGGATCGGTGTTTGCGCGCGGAGCACTCAAGAAGCTCTGGAAGCCGGGGCTGGACGAGGAGCAGGCGGTGGCCGTGGCAGTGGAAGCCCTCTATGACGCGGCCGACGACGACTCCGCCACCGGCGGCCCGGACCTCGTGCGGCAGCTGTGGCCTGTGGTGTACGTGGTCAACAGCGCCGGTGCCAGGGAAATCCCGGAACGGGAACTGCACATAACGGCCCAGGAACTGGTTAGCCGCCGGTCCGCAGCAGGATTGGAGGGCTGA
- the dop gene encoding depupylase/deamidase Dop produces MSVRRVMGTETEYGVLAPGMPAANATVLSSQIVNAYAASRRSGMGNFSGTRWDYTDEAPLNDARGFAVPRTAADPTQLTDAPPVLDAEQIAMEGGGPAALYGEQTTDNPVLMNMVLGNGARLYVDHAHPEYSSPEVTTPRDAVLWDKAGDAVVLAAVRYIAAAPGFSPVNLYKNNTDSKGASYGSHENYLVPRSVPFTDLVRGLVPFFVSRQVIVGSGRVGIGTNNQRQGYQLSQRADFFEAEVGLETTIRRPIVNTRDEPHAVAEKYRRLHVIIGDANLSEVSTLLKVGTTSIVLSMIEAGTAPEVELRDPVGALQAISHDPSLERLVELKDGRMVSGLDLQEIYLEAAARHCRSAGTDPDTEDILTRWTSLVGTLKRDPLEAAASVDWVAKLKLLQAYRNRDSLAWSDARLHLVDLQYSDIRPEKGLYHRLAARGQMERILTDQEIARAVNEPPDDTRAYFRGNCVSRFPQQVVGASWDSIIFELPSRRRLQRIPTREPLKGTRALTGELFEASVDAEDFVTRLLSGPEHSVAP; encoded by the coding sequence ATGAGCGTGCGCCGCGTCATGGGCACGGAAACCGAGTACGGTGTGCTGGCGCCCGGGATGCCCGCGGCCAACGCCACCGTCCTGTCCAGCCAGATCGTCAATGCCTATGCAGCTTCGCGCCGGAGCGGTATGGGCAATTTCAGCGGCACCCGGTGGGATTACACGGACGAGGCACCGCTGAATGACGCGCGGGGATTTGCCGTGCCGCGGACGGCAGCGGATCCGACCCAGCTGACCGATGCTCCGCCGGTGCTGGACGCGGAACAGATTGCCATGGAGGGCGGCGGTCCGGCCGCCCTCTACGGGGAGCAAACCACCGACAACCCGGTCTTGATGAACATGGTGCTGGGCAACGGTGCACGCCTCTACGTTGACCACGCGCATCCGGAATACTCCTCCCCGGAAGTAACCACTCCGCGCGATGCGGTCCTGTGGGACAAAGCCGGGGACGCCGTCGTACTGGCAGCGGTGCGGTATATTGCCGCCGCACCCGGGTTCTCGCCCGTAAACCTGTATAAGAACAACACCGACAGCAAGGGGGCCTCTTACGGGTCCCACGAAAACTATTTGGTTCCGCGCAGTGTCCCCTTCACCGACCTGGTCCGCGGCCTGGTGCCTTTCTTTGTCAGCCGCCAGGTCATTGTCGGGTCCGGCCGGGTGGGGATAGGGACCAACAACCAGCGCCAGGGCTACCAGCTGAGCCAGCGGGCGGATTTCTTTGAGGCGGAGGTGGGACTGGAAACCACCATCCGCCGGCCCATTGTGAACACCCGCGATGAACCCCATGCCGTGGCGGAAAAATACCGGCGGCTGCACGTCATTATCGGAGACGCAAACCTCAGCGAGGTATCCACGCTGCTGAAGGTGGGGACCACGTCCATTGTCCTGTCCATGATTGAGGCGGGCACTGCGCCGGAAGTGGAGCTGCGGGATCCGGTGGGCGCGCTGCAGGCTATCAGCCATGATCCGAGCCTTGAGCGGCTGGTGGAGCTCAAGGACGGACGCATGGTCTCCGGCCTCGACCTTCAGGAGATTTATCTGGAGGCTGCGGCGCGGCACTGCCGCAGCGCAGGGACGGACCCGGACACGGAGGACATCCTTACCCGCTGGACGTCCCTGGTTGGAACGCTGAAGCGCGATCCCCTGGAGGCCGCAGCGTCTGTGGACTGGGTGGCAAAACTGAAACTGCTGCAGGCGTACCGCAACCGGGACTCCCTCGCCTGGTCCGATGCCCGGCTGCATCTGGTGGATTTGCAGTATTCGGACATCCGTCCGGAGAAGGGGCTGTACCACCGGCTCGCCGCCCGCGGTCAAATGGAACGCATCCTGACCGACCAGGAGATTGCACGGGCGGTCAACGAGCCGCCCGATGACACGCGGGCCTATTTCCGGGGAAACTGCGTTAGCCGCTTCCCTCAGCAGGTGGTGGGGGCCAGCTGGGATTCGATCATCTTCGAGCTCCCCTCGCGCCGGCGCCTGCAGCGCATCCCCACGCGTGAACCCCTCAAGGGAACCCGTGCCCTGACGGGTGAATTGTTTGAAGCTTCCGTGGATGCGGAGGACTTTGTCACTCGACTCCTGTCCGGTCCGGAACATAGCGTGGCACCATAG
- a CDS encoding site-2 protease family protein: MSTTPGAGTPAPVRNGIPLGRIAGVPVYLAYSWFIIAAFIVVFFGPLVRRSFPYLGAGAYGVALGYALLLLVSVLIHELAHAVLARRYRWPTTKIVLTLWGGHTQFGSVQTTPGRSLLVALAGPAANFALAGAGWLLLVAVPLNPVAALLAQIFVWANLLVAVFNVLPGLPLDGGRIVESAVWKATGSQDRGTVAAGYAGRIIAALLAAAVVIPPYLRGEAPDLQLILLTALISSFLWMGAGASIQNARVRLRLPQVSAGALMSPAVSLPAGSTVSSARALLTANPHAALVITAVTGQPWAVADRGALALVPDNLAASTPVDAAARPLAPGAYVPVVAAGSELVEYLAKLQGSEYAVIDHDGSVIGLLTQAVVLDAISAKPGRRQRPPASPR, encoded by the coding sequence TTGAGCACTACCCCCGGAGCCGGTACACCGGCGCCCGTGCGGAACGGGATACCCCTGGGACGGATCGCCGGGGTGCCCGTCTACCTGGCCTACTCCTGGTTCATTATTGCCGCCTTCATAGTGGTGTTTTTCGGCCCGCTGGTCCGGCGAAGTTTTCCGTACCTCGGTGCTGGCGCCTACGGGGTTGCGCTGGGATACGCCCTGCTGCTGCTGGTCTCCGTGCTCATTCACGAGCTGGCCCACGCCGTCCTCGCCCGGAGATACCGCTGGCCGACGACAAAAATCGTGCTGACCCTCTGGGGAGGGCATACCCAGTTCGGCAGCGTGCAGACAACGCCGGGGCGGTCCCTGCTGGTGGCCTTGGCGGGACCCGCGGCCAACTTCGCGCTGGCCGGCGCAGGCTGGCTTCTCCTGGTGGCGGTGCCGCTGAATCCGGTGGCAGCGCTGCTGGCCCAGATTTTTGTGTGGGCAAACCTGCTGGTGGCCGTCTTCAACGTGCTGCCCGGCCTTCCCCTGGACGGCGGCCGGATCGTGGAATCGGCGGTATGGAAGGCCACCGGTTCCCAGGACCGGGGCACCGTAGCCGCCGGCTATGCGGGACGAATCATCGCAGCCCTGCTGGCTGCCGCCGTCGTCATTCCGCCCTACCTGCGCGGCGAAGCGCCGGACCTGCAGCTGATCCTGCTCACCGCGCTGATTTCTTCCTTCCTCTGGATGGGTGCCGGAGCCAGTATCCAGAACGCCCGCGTCCGCCTGCGGCTGCCCCAGGTCAGCGCAGGCGCCCTCATGAGCCCTGCGGTTTCGCTGCCCGCCGGCTCGACCGTGTCCAGCGCCCGGGCCCTGCTGACGGCGAATCCGCACGCGGCACTGGTCATCACTGCCGTCACGGGGCAGCCCTGGGCCGTCGCGGACCGCGGAGCACTCGCGCTGGTGCCGGACAACCTGGCGGCGAGCACACCGGTGGACGCCGCAGCCCGCCCCCTGGCTCCCGGAGCGTATGTGCCGGTGGTCGCCGCCGGTTCAGAACTGGTGGAGTACCTCGCTAAACTTCAGGGCAGTGAGTATGCCGTCATAGACCACGACGGCTCCGTGATTGGCCTCCTGACCCAGGCGGTTGTCCTGGACGCCATATCGGCCAAGCCCGGACGGCGGCAGCGTCCGCCGGCATCCCCGCGGTAA
- a CDS encoding PAC2 family protein, producing MSNTDETPPVGLQDFYGGSQERTTVMLAAFEGWNDAGEAASDAVKFLSMFWQSEKIASLNADEYYDFQFTRPVIERLASGEKRIKWPSTRISKAEVPNSNLDVIFVSGVEPSYKWRAYTAELIALAKELEVDCILLAGALLADVPHTRPIPVTVTCEDSDLREELKVESSHYEGPIGIVGVLAEMAGLADIPAVSLWAAVPHYVGHSPSPKAQLSLLHRIEELLQAPLDTALLTDEADAWERGVDELATEDPEIAAYVRQLEEAKDTAELPEASGESIAREFERYLKRRRRD from the coding sequence GTGAGCAATACCGACGAAACCCCGCCCGTAGGCCTCCAGGACTTTTACGGCGGCTCCCAAGAGCGCACCACCGTCATGCTGGCGGCCTTTGAAGGCTGGAACGATGCCGGCGAAGCTGCCAGCGACGCCGTGAAGTTCCTGAGCATGTTTTGGCAAAGCGAGAAGATCGCCAGCCTGAACGCGGATGAGTACTACGATTTCCAGTTCACCCGGCCGGTGATTGAGCGGCTGGCGTCCGGCGAGAAACGGATCAAATGGCCAAGCACCCGCATTTCCAAGGCCGAGGTTCCGAACAGCAATCTGGACGTGATCTTTGTTTCCGGTGTTGAACCTTCCTACAAGTGGCGGGCTTACACCGCAGAGCTGATTGCACTGGCGAAGGAACTGGAAGTCGACTGCATCCTTCTTGCCGGCGCGCTGCTGGCCGACGTGCCGCACACCCGCCCGATTCCCGTGACGGTGACCTGCGAAGACAGTGACCTGCGCGAGGAACTCAAGGTGGAGTCTTCCCACTATGAGGGGCCCATCGGGATCGTTGGGGTGCTGGCGGAAATGGCCGGGCTGGCCGACATTCCCGCTGTGTCCCTGTGGGCGGCAGTGCCCCACTATGTGGGGCACTCCCCCTCACCCAAGGCGCAGCTGTCCCTGCTGCACCGCATCGAGGAACTGCTTCAGGCACCCCTGGACACGGCGCTGCTGACCGATGAAGCCGATGCCTGGGAGCGGGGCGTGGACGAACTGGCCACCGAGGATCCGGAAATCGCCGCCTATGTGCGCCAGCTGGAAGAAGCGAAGGACACGGCGGAGCTTCCGGAAGCCAGCGGCGAGTCGATTGCCCGCGAGTTTGAGCGCTATCTCAAACGCCGCCGGCGCGACTAG
- a CDS encoding ubiquitin-like protein Pup, whose product MATQDRRNTEGRTGEEELEETPPPEAGPEAGASAQTEGVDDLLDEIDGVLENNAEEFVRGFIQKGGQ is encoded by the coding sequence ATGGCAACCCAGGACCGCAGGAACACCGAAGGACGCACCGGGGAAGAGGAACTGGAAGAGACGCCTCCTCCCGAAGCCGGCCCGGAAGCGGGCGCGTCAGCGCAGACCGAAGGTGTCGACGACCTTTTGGACGAGATTGACGGCGTGTTGGAAAACAATGCCGAGGAATTTGTCCGTGGCTTCATCCAGAAGGGCGGACAGTAG